In one Corynebacterium bovis DSM 20582 = CIP 54.80 genomic region, the following are encoded:
- a CDS encoding ALF repeat-containing protein — translation MQVSDLVTMAVDEAARANEATSLALQQADRAARAAENAREATDRARDEARQAGDAQVRAENAANAAGTLANRSAEVADQAVAAAQDARRALQQTADAMSRAASAAARARAAAGAASARASAAARDASVARDARIAAEQARDAAKAARDSAAAFDFAATSAGHADNAARAAGSAAANADAAAAAAGEAAQAAGVSEGAAAEARAGAARARAAAGRARAAAGEVDRIVGRIRSLVDEVRRAATEAAEHASRSADAADAAVREAGNADYAARMAGRHADDAAAAAEASRKNIDLAERVGEVAGAVARDRLDAEGAFLRDRALAARAAQDARDAAAEETARRRDDLAARMAVLDGAGATADPGSAEVRGAVVAAAQVGGPAVAGAARVALEGGTADDLRGFVRVSYPEAVAADNATRVRNLWATDPDDAVRAAADRMADAGPDEVAEFLATTVPELRLPGLRARAWALREGAGPAVTRAADDALRTNTAPALEGFVTGGGFERARQVDQIREAYALADSGGPEVKAAAQAAVVGDRAMLNDFIVVGQYVRQGLDDQRAAHDAQIAGMLQSGRRVADSASAMAADARAAHYRAVGSAARAAEFAAEARGWSGQAQAAAQAARESVGRAEQSLRFAEAQQTRAWQAARAAQQDAEQATTNAARATSFATDASAAAAEAAASARDARASAVAAGEDAQRASDAAAEAYASAVELQEREQAEIQDNLVAQGEDPAPASFLDVLKETVGQQALDLLLDIIGVNDLLDCAKGELSGCLLTLLNFAGPIVKVGFKVARNFSTIRWIISKVDDVAAAWKTRKAARVKKADAVFDAPACAMRPARFSGPARMLTAGYRWAAAGAGVLRQVAASCPAPYLKPKRASYYRVNINELTPDELNVFQRWDKTRELSEAAIDRFPEGHKLPDDIGGIVESLKAKITKHDIEIKAPHRLNQGIDPASPTRDLGLLNAAEQERKIAQDRYQNVMAAAEIRFARSNGAAFARLNQRDISMVRKLANQVYERVARSRGRPDVATASEKGDVNVKIEFDTKSSNRGIGHAEQLLDADPNAKVFLVELTSGKDGSLLSKELREVLDKNAPAFAALEQSKKVD, via the coding sequence CCGATGCCATGTCGCGGGCCGCCTCGGCCGCCGCCCGTGCCCGCGCGGCCGCGGGTGCGGCGTCGGCGCGGGCGTCGGCGGCCGCCCGGGACGCGTCCGTCGCCCGGGACGCCCGGATCGCGGCGGAGCAGGCCCGGGACGCGGCGAAGGCGGCGCGGGACTCGGCGGCGGCGTTCGACTTCGCGGCGACCTCGGCGGGGCACGCGGACAACGCGGCCCGGGCGGCCGGGTCGGCCGCGGCGAACGCGGACGCCGCGGCGGCCGCCGCCGGGGAGGCGGCCCAGGCCGCCGGCGTCAGTGAGGGCGCGGCGGCGGAGGCACGGGCCGGGGCCGCGCGGGCCCGGGCGGCGGCCGGTCGGGCGCGGGCGGCGGCCGGGGAGGTCGACAGGATCGTCGGCCGGATCCGGTCGCTGGTCGACGAGGTCCGGCGGGCGGCGACGGAGGCCGCCGAGCACGCCTCCCGCTCGGCCGACGCCGCGGACGCGGCGGTGCGCGAGGCGGGCAACGCCGACTACGCGGCGCGCATGGCGGGCCGCCACGCCGACGACGCCGCGGCCGCGGCGGAGGCGTCGCGGAAGAACATCGACCTCGCCGAACGGGTGGGTGAGGTCGCGGGCGCGGTCGCCCGGGACCGCCTCGACGCCGAGGGGGCGTTCCTGCGGGACCGGGCTCTCGCGGCGCGGGCGGCGCAGGACGCCCGGGACGCCGCGGCGGAGGAGACGGCCCGGCGGCGGGACGACCTCGCGGCGCGGATGGCGGTCCTCGACGGTGCCGGTGCGACCGCTGACCCGGGTTCCGCGGAGGTCCGCGGCGCGGTCGTCGCCGCGGCGCAGGTCGGCGGGCCGGCGGTCGCCGGGGCCGCCCGGGTCGCTCTCGAGGGTGGGACGGCGGACGACCTCCGGGGGTTCGTCCGCGTCTCGTACCCGGAGGCCGTGGCGGCGGACAACGCCACCCGGGTCCGGAACCTCTGGGCGACGGACCCGGACGACGCGGTCCGCGCGGCGGCCGACCGGATGGCCGACGCGGGGCCGGACGAGGTGGCGGAGTTCCTGGCGACGACCGTCCCCGAGCTCCGTCTCCCCGGCCTCAGGGCGAGGGCGTGGGCGCTGCGCGAGGGCGCGGGTCCCGCGGTCACCCGGGCCGCGGACGACGCGCTGCGGACGAACACGGCCCCGGCCCTCGAGGGCTTCGTCACCGGGGGCGGGTTCGAACGGGCACGTCAGGTGGATCAGATCCGGGAGGCGTACGCACTCGCCGACAGCGGCGGCCCGGAGGTGAAGGCGGCCGCCCAGGCGGCGGTCGTCGGTGACCGGGCGATGCTCAACGACTTCATCGTGGTCGGGCAGTACGTCCGGCAGGGGCTCGACGACCAGCGTGCGGCCCACGACGCCCAGATCGCGGGGATGCTCCAGTCCGGCCGCCGGGTGGCCGACTCCGCGTCGGCGATGGCGGCGGATGCGCGGGCGGCGCACTACCGGGCGGTCGGGTCGGCGGCCCGGGCGGCGGAGTTCGCGGCCGAGGCGCGCGGCTGGTCGGGCCAGGCGCAGGCGGCGGCGCAGGCCGCGCGGGAGAGCGTCGGCCGGGCGGAGCAGTCGCTGCGCTTCGCGGAGGCCCAGCAGACCCGGGCCTGGCAGGCGGCCCGCGCCGCGCAGCAGGACGCGGAGCAGGCGACGACGAACGCCGCGCGGGCGACGTCCTTCGCCACCGACGCGTCCGCCGCGGCCGCCGAGGCGGCGGCCTCGGCGCGGGACGCCCGGGCCTCCGCTGTGGCGGCGGGCGAGGATGCGCAGCGGGCGTCCGATGCGGCCGCCGAGGCCTACGCGAGTGCGGTCGAGCTGCAGGAACGTGAGCAGGCCGAGATCCAGGACAACCTCGTCGCCCAGGGGGAGGACCCGGCGCCGGCGAGCTTCCTCGACGTCCTCAAGGAGACGGTCGGCCAGCAGGCCCTCGATCTGCTCCTCGACATCATCGGCGTGAACGACCTGCTCGACTGCGCGAAGGGCGAGCTCTCCGGGTGTCTGCTCACCCTCCTGAACTTCGCGGGGCCGATCGTCAAGGTCGGGTTCAAGGTCGCGAGGAACTTCAGCACGATCCGCTGGATCATCAGCAAGGTCGACGACGTCGCGGCGGCGTGGAAGACCCGCAAGGCCGCCCGGGTGAAGAAGGCGGACGCGGTCTTCGACGCCCCGGCCTGCGCGATGCGCCCGGCTCGGTTCAGCGGGCCGGCGCGGATGCTCACCGCGGGGTACCGGTGGGCGGCGGCGGGCGCGGGGGTCCTACGGCAGGTCGCGGCCTCGTGTCCGGCGCCGTACCTGAAGCCGAAGCGGGCCAGCTACTACCGGGTGAACATCAACGAGCTCACGCCGGATGAGCTCAATGTCTTCCAGCGGTGGGACAAGACCCGGGAACTCAGTGAAGCAGCAATTGATCGGTTCCCCGAGGGGCATAAGCTCCCGGACGATATCGGGGGCATCGTCGAATCGCTGAAGGCGAAGATCACGAAGCACGACATCGAGATCAAGGCCCCGCACCGGCTCAATCAGGGGATCGACCCGGCCAGCCCCACCCGTGATCTCGGTCTTCTCAATGCAGCCGAACAGGAACGGAAGATTGCTCAGGATCGGTACCAGAATGTGATGGCGGCGGCGGAGATCCGGTTCGCGAGGTCCAATGGCGCCGCCTTTGCCCGTCTGAATCAACGGGATATCTCGATGGTCAGGAAGTTGGCTAATCAAGTCTATGAGCGGGTGGCGCGCAGCCGGGGGCGCCCGGATGTGGCGACGGCGAGTGAAAAAGGCGACGTGAACGTCAAGATCGAATTCGACACGAAGTCGTCGAACCGCGGCATCGGCCACGCGGAGCAGCTCCTGGACGCCGACCCGAACGCGAAGGTGTTCCTCGTGGAGCTCACGAGCGGGAAGGACGGGTCGCTGCTGAGCAAGGAGCTGCGGGAGGTGCTCGACAAGAACGCCCCGGCGTTTGCTGCCCTCGAGCAATCGAAGAAGGTAGACTGA